The genomic DNA CCCGTCGTCGGTGGCGGTGCAGTCCGCCCTCGACGAGGCGCTGGCCGCCGGTGACGGCCCGGCGTTGGCGGCACTGCCCGAGGCGGTGGTGGGGCGGGCCGCCTATGCGGTGCTCTCCGGACTCCTGCCGACGCCAGCCGCGGTCGACGAGCTCTACCGTGGCTTCCCGTTCGGGGTGGGTTACACCGTGTGCGTGTGGCGGCCGTGACGCAGCGGCCGATCGCCGTCATCGGACCCACCGGCACCGGCAAGTCGGATCTGGCGCTGCAGCTCGCCGAGCGGGTCGGCGGCGAGGTGGTCAACGCCGACGCCATGCAGTTCTACCGCGGGATGGACATCGGCACCGCCAAGCTGACTGTGGCGCAGCGACGCGGCATCCCGCACCACCAGCTCGACGTCCTCGACGTCACCGAAACCGCGACGGTGGCCCGCTACCAGCAGGCCGCCGCCGCCGATGTCGAGGCCATCGCCGGGCGCGCCGCGGTCCCGGTGATCGTCGGCGGATCCATGCTCTACATCCAGTCGCTGCTCGACGAGTGGGTGTTCCCGGCCACCGACCCCGACGTGCGGGCGCGCTGGGAACAACGACTGGCCGAGGTCGGGGTCGCGGCGCTGCACACCGAGCTGGGCCGCCGGGATCCGGCGGCCGCCGCGGCCATCCTGCCCACCGACGGCAGGCGGATCGTCCGCGCGCTCGAGGTCGTCGAGCTGACCGGCCGGCCGTTCGCGGCCTCGGCGCCCAGCATCGGCGCACCCCGCTGGGACACGCTGATCATCGGAGTGGACCGCGACACCGCACACCTGGATCCCCGGCTGCAGCAGCGCACCGACGCCATGTTCGACGGGGGCCTGGTCGAGGAGGTGCAGCGGCTGCTGCGCGCGGGGTTGCGTGACGGGGTGACCGCCGCCCGCGCCCTGGGATACGCGCAGGTGCTCGCCGCGCTGGACGCCGGCGGTGACGACCGGGCCCTGGCCCAGGCCCGTGAGCTGACGTTCATCGGGACCCGGCGCTATGTACGACGGCAGCGGTCGTGGTTCCGCCGCGATCACCGCGTCCACTGGCTCGACGGCGCGGCCGACGACAATGCGGCCGCGGTGCTGCGGTTGTGGCGGGCCGTATCCTGAACCCGTGGAGTTTGCCAAAGGACACGGGACGCAGAACGACTTCCTGCTGTTGCCCGACCTCGAGGCACGCCTGACGCTGGCACCCGCCGCGGTGGCGGCGCTGTGCGATCGCCGGCGGGGCCTCGGCGCGGACGGTGTGCTGCGGGTGGCGACCGCCGGGGCGCTGCTGGGGGCCGGTGTGCTGGAGCGGCTGCCCGAAGGGGTGGCCGAGGGCGACTGGTTCATGGACTACCGCAACGCCGACGGCTCCCGGGCCCAGATGTGCGGCAACGGAGTTCGGGTGTTCAGCCACTACCTGCGGGCATCGGGTCTGGAGTCCCGCGACGAGTTCGTGGTGGGCTCGCTGGCGGGTGCCCGCCCGGTGGTGATCCATGAGACCGGAGATCTGCATGCCGACGTCACCGTCGAGATGGGCAAGGCCGGTCAGTTCGGCGCGGGCACCGCTGTGGTCGGTGGGCGCCGGCTCCGCGGGCTGGCCGTCGACGTCGGCAACCCGCATCTGGCCTGTGTCGATCCGGAGCTCGACGAGGGCGGGCTGGCCGCCCTCGACGTCGGCGCCCCCGTCGAGTTCGACCGCACCCAGTTCCCCGAGGGCGTCAACATCGAGGTGCTGACCGCGCCGGTCGGTGGCGCCGTGAGCATGCGGGTACACGAACGCGGCGTGGGCGAGACCCGTTCCTGCGGCACCGGCACCGTCGCCGCCACGGTGGTCGCGTTGCAGCATCTGGGGGAGCAGACCGGGGCCCTGACCGTCCGGGTGCCCGGCGGTGCGGTCGAGGTCACGGTCACCGAGGCCACCAGCTACCTGCGCGGACCGTCCGAACTGGTCGCCCGCGGCAAATTGTCGCCGGAATGGTGGAACTCTGTGGAACCGAAAGGCAGCGCACAACGTTAATCGGGGTGCATGAACAGTGATCTCCGTGCGAATGTGTATTCGCCTATGACTCAGCCCCGATTCCCCAGTACCGGCGAACTCGCCCTCGACGACCGTGCGGCCCTGCGCCGCGTGCACGGTCTGTCGACCGAGCTCACCGACGTCTCCGAGGTCGAATACCGCCAGCTCCGTCTGGAGCGGGTGGTGCTGGTGGGTGTGTGGACCGACGGCAGTGCCGCCGACGCCGACGCCAGCCTGGCCGAACTGGCCGCCTTGGCCGAAACCGCCGGATCCGAGGTCCTCGAAGGCCTCATCCAGCGTCGCGACAAACCCGACCCGTCCACCTACATCGGCTCCGGCAAGGCCCAGGAGCTGCGCGAGGTGGTGATCGCCACCGGCGCCGACACCGTGATCTGCGACGGTGAGCTCTCACCCGCGCAGCTGAACGCGCTGGAGAAGGCCGTCAAGGTCAAGGTGATCGACCGCACCGCCCTGATCCTGGACATCTTCGCCCAGCACGCCACCAGCCGCGAGGGCAAGGCCCAGGTGTCGCTGGCCCAGATGGAGTACATGCTGCCCCGGCTGCGCGGCTGGGGTGAGTCGATGTCCCGCCAGGCCGGTGGCCGCGCCGGCGGTGCCGGCGGCGGTGTGGGTACCCGCGGCCCCGGTGAGACAAAGATCGAGACCGACCGCCGCCGCATCCGTGAGCGGATGGCCAAGCTGCGTCGCGAGATCCGGGACATGAAGAAGATCCGCGACACCCAGCGCAGTGGGCGCGTGCGCAGCGACGTCGCGCAACTGGCCATCGTCGGGTACACCAACGCGGGTAAGTCCAGCCTGCTCAACGCCTTGACCGGTGCCGGTGTGCTGGTGGAGAACGCCCTGTTCGCCACCTTGGAACCCACCACCCGGCGCGGCGAGTTCGACGACGGGCGGCCCTTCGTGCTCACCGACACGGTGGGTTTCGTGCGGCACCTGCCCACGCAGCTGGTCGAGGCGTTCCAGTCCACGCTCGAAGAAGTGGTGGGCGCGGATCTGCTGGTGCATGTGGTCGACGGTTCCGATGCCTTTCCGCTGGCCCAGATCAGCGCAGTGCGTCAGGTGATCAACGACGTGGTGACCGATCGCAACGGTGCTCGGCCACCGGAGCTGTTGGTGGTCAACAAGATCGATGCCGCCGGTGATCTGGCGCTGGCGCAGCTGCGTCGCGCCCTGCCCGAGGCGGTGTTCGTCTCCGCGCACACCGGCGACGGCCTGGACCGGCTGCGGCAGCGGATGGCGGAGCTGGTGGAGCCCACCGACGTCGCGGTGGACGTCACCATCCCCTATGACCGCGGCGATCTGGTGGCCAGAGTGCACAGCGACGGCCGGGTGGACGCTGCCGAGCACACCGAATCCGGCACCAGGATCAAAGGATTCGTGCCCGCCGGACTGGCGGCCGGGCTACGGCAGTTCGCGACGCACTAGCCAGCCGGAGGAGATGCGGCTATCAGCGTCGGGGGCTCGTGTGCCCGGACCGGCGGCAGGGTGCCGCTGAACTTCTCCACCTGGACCAGCACGTGGGCCCCGGTGCTCCCGCGCGCCAGCGTCGAGGTGCCGATATCGGTGGTCAGCACATTGGGGTTGCCGTGCACGCACATGCTGTCGGGGTCCGCCGGATCCAGCGGGTCGTACCAGGCGCCGGTCGGCAGCTGCACCACCTCGGGACGCA from Mycolicibacterium tokaiense includes the following:
- the hflX gene encoding GTPase HflX encodes the protein MTQPRFPSTGELALDDRAALRRVHGLSTELTDVSEVEYRQLRLERVVLVGVWTDGSAADADASLAELAALAETAGSEVLEGLIQRRDKPDPSTYIGSGKAQELREVVIATGADTVICDGELSPAQLNALEKAVKVKVIDRTALILDIFAQHATSREGKAQVSLAQMEYMLPRLRGWGESMSRQAGGRAGGAGGGVGTRGPGETKIETDRRRIRERMAKLRREIRDMKKIRDTQRSGRVRSDVAQLAIVGYTNAGKSSLLNALTGAGVLVENALFATLEPTTRRGEFDDGRPFVLTDTVGFVRHLPTQLVEAFQSTLEEVVGADLLVHVVDGSDAFPLAQISAVRQVINDVVTDRNGARPPELLVVNKIDAAGDLALAQLRRALPEAVFVSAHTGDGLDRLRQRMAELVEPTDVAVDVTIPYDRGDLVARVHSDGRVDAAEHTESGTRIKGFVPAGLAAGLRQFATH
- the miaA gene encoding tRNA (adenosine(37)-N6)-dimethylallyltransferase MiaA; translation: MTQRPIAVIGPTGTGKSDLALQLAERVGGEVVNADAMQFYRGMDIGTAKLTVAQRRGIPHHQLDVLDVTETATVARYQQAAAADVEAIAGRAAVPVIVGGSMLYIQSLLDEWVFPATDPDVRARWEQRLAEVGVAALHTELGRRDPAAAAAILPTDGRRIVRALEVVELTGRPFAASAPSIGAPRWDTLIIGVDRDTAHLDPRLQQRTDAMFDGGLVEEVQRLLRAGLRDGVTAARALGYAQVLAALDAGGDDRALAQARELTFIGTRRYVRRQRSWFRRDHRVHWLDGAADDNAAAVLRLWRAVS
- the dapF gene encoding diaminopimelate epimerase — translated: MEFAKGHGTQNDFLLLPDLEARLTLAPAAVAALCDRRRGLGADGVLRVATAGALLGAGVLERLPEGVAEGDWFMDYRNADGSRAQMCGNGVRVFSHYLRASGLESRDEFVVGSLAGARPVVIHETGDLHADVTVEMGKAGQFGAGTAVVGGRRLRGLAVDVGNPHLACVDPELDEGGLAALDVGAPVEFDRTQFPEGVNIEVLTAPVGGAVSMRVHERGVGETRSCGTGTVAATVVALQHLGEQTGALTVRVPGGAVEVTVTEATSYLRGPSELVARGKLSPEWWNSVEPKGSAQR